The following proteins are encoded in a genomic region of Amycolatopsis sulphurea:
- a CDS encoding MFS transporter yields MRKLLSRIVVDTRPLKIVAFRRLWISTAVTAVGSQLTAVAVPKQIFDLTGSSGYVGLSGAVALVPLLVFGLWGGAIADAVDRRKLLLVTNTGVTVTSALLWLQAFAGIHSVWLVLGLLAANQAFFAINMPTRGAVVARLVPPALLPSANALNTTMSTFGAVFGPLFGGALIPVIGLSTLYLVDVCALLITLIAVWRLPAIPPLGDTSRGAGLRSVLDGFRYLAAQKVLLASFVVDIIAMVAGMPRALIPEMAERTFGDPPGGGPALGLLYAALPAGAVLIGLFSGWLHRVYRHGAAVVLAICLWGAAIAAFGLAHSLWLAVVFMALAGAADMISAVYRQAILQTATTDEMRGRLQGVFTVVVAGGPRIADLTHGWAAAAWGTTATATGGGLLSIVLVVVAALVIPVFWRYRAPAGEKDATATV; encoded by the coding sequence GTGCGCAAGCTCCTCAGCCGGATCGTCGTCGATACGCGTCCGCTCAAGATCGTGGCGTTCCGGCGGCTGTGGATATCCACCGCGGTCACGGCGGTCGGTTCGCAGCTGACCGCGGTCGCGGTGCCCAAGCAGATCTTCGACCTGACCGGGTCGTCCGGATACGTCGGGCTGAGCGGCGCGGTGGCGCTCGTGCCGTTGCTCGTGTTCGGGCTGTGGGGCGGGGCGATCGCGGACGCGGTCGACCGTCGCAAGCTGCTGCTGGTCACCAACACCGGGGTCACGGTCACCTCGGCGCTGCTGTGGCTGCAGGCCTTCGCCGGGATCCACTCGGTGTGGCTCGTGCTCGGGCTGCTGGCCGCCAACCAGGCGTTCTTCGCGATCAACATGCCCACCCGCGGCGCGGTCGTGGCCCGGCTCGTACCGCCCGCGCTGCTGCCCTCGGCGAACGCGCTCAACACTACGATGAGCACCTTCGGCGCGGTGTTCGGCCCGTTGTTCGGTGGCGCGCTGATCCCGGTGATCGGGCTGTCCACGCTGTATCTGGTCGACGTCTGTGCCCTGTTGATCACGCTGATCGCGGTGTGGCGGCTGCCCGCGATTCCGCCGCTCGGCGACACCTCGCGGGGTGCCGGGCTGCGCTCGGTGCTCGACGGGTTCCGCTACCTGGCCGCGCAGAAGGTGCTGCTGGCGTCGTTCGTCGTGGACATCATCGCGATGGTCGCCGGGATGCCGCGCGCGTTGATCCCGGAGATGGCGGAGCGCACGTTCGGCGATCCGCCCGGCGGTGGTCCGGCGCTCGGCCTGCTCTACGCCGCATTGCCGGCCGGCGCGGTGCTGATCGGGCTGTTCTCCGGCTGGCTGCACCGGGTGTACCGGCACGGTGCCGCGGTGGTGCTGGCGATCTGCCTGTGGGGCGCGGCGATCGCGGCTTTCGGGCTCGCGCACTCCCTGTGGCTCGCGGTGGTGTTCATGGCACTCGCCGGCGCGGCGGACATGATCAGCGCGGTGTATCGCCAGGCGATCCTGCAGACGGCCACCACCGACGAGATGCGCGGCCGGCTCCAGGGCGTGTTCACCGTGGTCGTCGCGGGTGGCCCACGGATCGCCGACCTCACGCACGGCTGGGCAGCCGCCGCCTGGGGCACCACCGCCACGGCGACGGGTGGTGGCCTGTTGTCGATCGTGCTCGTCGTGGTCGCTGCGCTGGTGATCCCGGTGTTCTGGCGGTACCGCGCGCCGGCCGGGGAGAAGGACGCGACGGCCACCGTATGA
- a CDS encoding DUF3558 domain-containing protein, which translates to MRALPIALLVVAAAGLVGCSSGGEQAAAPKRSAPHSSSAAAKNVVETCSLLSPNDVSKAINTPDVSAKPGQSENTTGNGGKATSCEYQVAGKPAGALAVTRYEGRHTKPAEMIAAIKKAKAGAADVPGFADGAVYYVDGQKTATLAAAKLSGGVPVVVSYTGPVKMTQEMMIPLVRTAVSGA; encoded by the coding sequence ATGCGTGCCTTACCGATCGCGTTGCTGGTCGTTGCTGCTGCCGGGCTTGTCGGTTGTTCGTCGGGAGGTGAGCAGGCCGCCGCGCCGAAGCGGTCGGCCCCGCATTCGTCGTCCGCCGCGGCGAAGAACGTGGTGGAAACCTGCTCGCTGCTGTCGCCGAACGACGTGAGCAAGGCGATCAACACTCCCGACGTCTCCGCGAAACCGGGGCAGAGCGAGAACACCACCGGCAACGGGGGCAAGGCCACCAGCTGTGAGTACCAGGTCGCGGGCAAGCCGGCGGGTGCGCTCGCGGTGACCCGCTACGAGGGGCGTCACACCAAGCCTGCGGAGATGATCGCCGCGATCAAGAAGGCGAAGGCCGGCGCGGCCGACGTGCCGGGCTTCGCCGACGGCGCGGTGTACTACGTGGATGGGCAGAAGACCGCCACGCTCGCCGCGGCGAAGCTGTCCGGCGGGGTTCCGGTGGTGGTCAGCTACACCGGCCCGGTCAAGATGACGCAGGAGATGATGATCCCGCTGGTCCGCACCGCGGTCTCCGGAGCCTGA